The genomic DNA CTCGAGACGGTCGAGACGCGGATCGCGGACCACGGGTCCGAGACCGTCGAGGAGGTCACGACGGCCTACCGGAACGCGACGACGCTGCTGGACGACTACGTCGACCGGGCGACGGGAACCGGCAAGGAGAACTTCCAGGCCTACATCGAGCTCGAGGGGAAGTTCGACGGGCTGGTCTCGGGGTTGGCCGACGATCTCCCGGAACGCGACGCCTTCGAGAACGCCCTCGAAGCGATCGACAAGCGACGGCTCAGCGAGTCGGATTTCGAACGGGCCCGCGACGCGCTCGTGCCGGCCGCCGCGTACGCCGACCTGCTCGAGGAGCGCGAGGCGGCCAAGGAAGAGCTGGCGGAAGCTCGCACAGCCGCGGCCAAGCGCCGTCGGACCGTCGACGACGAGATCGACCGGCGGGAACGGCTGCTCGAACTCTCGAACGCCGATCTGGACGCGCCGGTCGAGCGCCTCCGCGAGCCGATCGAGGCGTACAACGAGGCCATCCGCGAGGGCGTCCGCGAGTATCGACTCGAGGCCAGCGCACGCGAGGTGTTCGACCTGCTCGAGCGAAGCCGGTGGTACCCGTTCGTGACCTACGAACAGCCGCCCGACGAGCTGGTGGACTACGTCCGCGAGAACCCGGCCGGCGAGTACACGATCCCCGAACTGCTCGAGTACGCCGACTACTCCCGGTCGAAGCTCTCCCACTACGTCGAGAGCGCGGACGAACTCAAGCGCAACGTGGCGACCCAGCAGACGTATCTCGACGGCGTCGACGCCGAACCGCTGACGATCGACTGGCCGCCGGGACCGGCCGGCGAACTCCGCTGTCGGACGCGGGAGTACCGTCCGTTCGTCGCCCGGATCGCCGACGAGGAGACGGTCGCGGCCCTGCGCGACGTCCGCCTGCTCGCGACCGACCCCGACTACGACCGCCTCCAGACCGCCGCACAAGCGGTGGCACAGCTCAGCCCCGGCGAGCGCGAGCGGCTGGCCGACGGCCGCGTCGCGGACGAACTCGAGTCCCTGCGGGCCGAACGGGAACGACTCGAGGAGGCGCTCGCGGTCGACGACCCGATCTGAGCGACCGCGCGAGCGGCTGACGGCCGCCCACCAGCGCCTCGAGAGCGAGTCGTCGCCGCCCGTCGGCCCCGCATTTTAGCCGTCTTCGGCCGAAGACCACGTATGACCAGACACGTCCTCGTCCCGATGGACGACTCCGACCCGTCGCGGGCGGCCCTCGAGCACGCCCTCGAGTGGGTGCCCGCCGGTCGGCTGACGGTGGTCCACGCGATCGACGATCTCGAGGCGGACTACGGCAGTATCGTCT from Natrinema salaciae includes the following:
- a CDS encoding DUF7118 family protein, with protein sequence MSERVPPSDARSDARAGAADEPTPFEALEAARQRLETVETRIADHGSETVEEVTTAYRNATTLLDDYVDRATGTGKENFQAYIELEGKFDGLVSGLADDLPERDAFENALEAIDKRRLSESDFERARDALVPAAAYADLLEEREAAKEELAEARTAAAKRRRTVDDEIDRRERLLELSNADLDAPVERLREPIEAYNEAIREGVREYRLEASAREVFDLLERSRWYPFVTYEQPPDELVDYVRENPAGEYTIPELLEYADYSRSKLSHYVESADELKRNVATQQTYLDGVDAEPLTIDWPPGPAGELRCRTREYRPFVARIADEETVAALRDVRLLATDPDYDRLQTAAQAVAQLSPGERERLADGRVADELESLRAERERLEEALAVDDPI